CCCTCCCGCCATCATGCGCCCCTTTCGAGCGCCGGATCGGGCGGGTCGGCCAAAGTTTCCGCCAAGGTGCGCAGGGCGGTGCGCAGCCGGGTCTTGGCCGTGCCCTCGGGTATCCCCAGTTCCGCCGCGGCCTGCCGGTAGGTGCGGCCCGCGAAGTAGGCGAGGTGCACGACCTCCCGTTGCGGCTGCGGTAGTTCGGCGAGCGCGGAGTGCAGCAGCAGGGAGCGCTCCCGGTCGACGACCGTCTCGTCGGGGCCGGGTCCGGCGTCGGGGATGGCGTGCAGCGCGGAGTCGTCGGCGCGGGCGTCCTTGCGGTGCCGGGCCTCGCTGCGCACCCAGTCCACGGCCCGCCGGTGGACGAGCAGGGACAGCCAGGTGCGCAGGCTGCCCCGGCGCGCATCACGGACGGCGGACGGACCCCTGGTGCCCTTCCTAAGACTTGATCCGCAGTTCCCGAAGGAGATACGGACTGCATCCGGTCGGCTGGTCCGGGCGCTCCGGCGTGGTCACCTCGCGGTGTCTCATCCGGGGTTGCTCGGAGCCGGTCCGGAGTTCGGTGAGCAGAGGCCCGCAGGTCGGCGGGCTGCCGCAGGTGCTGTACCAAAGATCTGGCGGGCAGCACCCGATGCGGTTGACTCACACAGGCCGTCTCCTCGGCCGCCGTTGATCTTACCAGGCCGGTTGGTTCAGGAAGACAGGGCGTCCAGCAGGCGGTCGACGTCGGCCGTCGTGTTGTACAGATGGAAGGCCGCGCGCAGGTTGCCCGCGCGGTCGGAGACCTCGATTCCGGCGCTGCTCAGCTCGGGCCGGCGGTGGCCCAGACCGGGCACGGAGACGATCGCCGAGCCGGGGGCGGGCACGGGTTCGTGGCCGAGGGTGGCGAGACCGGTGCGGAAGCGGTCGGCGAGGGCCAGGTCGTGGGCGCGTACGGCGTCCACGCCGATCTCCTCCAGCAGGGCGAGGGAGTGGCGGGCGCCGGCGTAGGCGAAGAGTGCCGGGCTCTCGTCGAACCGCCGTGCGGAGTGGGCGAGTTCCTCGACCGGGCCGTAGCAGCTGTCCCAGGGCTCCTCCCCCGCGACCCAGCCGGCGAAGACCGGGGCGAGACCGCCGAGATCCTCCGGGACGACCAGGAAGGCGACGCCGCGCGGGCAGACGAGCCACTTGAAGGCGACGGAGGAGACGTAGTCGTAGTCGTCCGCGTCCAGGTCCAGCCAGCCGGTGGCCTGGGACGCGTCGATGTAGGTACGCGCCCCGTGCTGCTGCGCGGCGGCGCGGATCGCGGGCAGGTCGGCGATCCGGCCGTCGGCCGACTGCGCGGCACTCACCGCGACCAGCGCGGTGCCGGGCCGTACGGAGTCGGCGATCCGCTCCAGCGGCACCGTGCGCACCTTGAGGTCGCCGCGGATGTGGAACGGGGTCACCGTGGAGCTGAAGTCGGCCTCGGCGGTGAGGACTTCGGCGCCCTCGGGCAGGGAGGCGGCGATCAGGCCGGTGTAGACGGCGACCGAGGCGCCCGCCGCCACCCGGCGGTCGGGCACCCGGGTCAGACGCGCGAAGGAGGCGCGGGCGGCCTCGACGTCGGCGAACATGTCGGTCGGCCGCCCGGCAGCCGAGGCCTCCACGGCGGTCCGCACGGCGGCCACCGTCCGGGTCGGCATCAGCCCGGTGCTTGCGGTGTTGAGGTAGGTGCTCTTCGGGGCGAACTCGGAACGGACCAGGCTCTCGAAGGTCTCCATGGGTCCACTCTGGGCCCCGATGAAGTCGTAGTCCATTGCGTATTTTTGCGTGGTACCGCGAAGGAACGCTTATACATCGTCCCTGACCTGCGAGCTCAGTGCTGATGTCAGTCCTGGGGCACCGCGCAGCCCTCGGGACCGCAGGCCTCTGCCTCGGCTCCCTCGCCGACGAGCTTGAGCGAGGGCCGCTCGCCCCACGCCTGGGTCAGGGCCTGGGCGAAGGCCTCGGGGGGCTGGGCGCCGGAGACGCCGTACTTGCGGTCGAGGACGAAGAAGGGCACGCCGTTCGCGCCCAGTTCGGCGGCCTCGCGCTCGTCGGCACGGACATCGTCGGCGTACGCCTCCGGGTCGGCGAGGATCTTGCGCACGTCGGCCGCGAGGAGTCCGGCCTCCACGGCCAGCTCCACCAGCCGTTCGTCGCCCTCGGAGAAGAGGGAGCGCTCCTCGGCGAAGTTGGCCCGGTAGAAGACCTGGATCAGTTCGTCCTGCCGACCCTGTTCCTTGGCGAAGTGGAGCAGCCGGTGCAGGTCGAAGGTGTTGCCGTGGTCCCGGCCGCG
This genomic window from Streptomyces sp. DG2A-72 contains:
- a CDS encoding aminotransferase class V-fold PLP-dependent enzyme, which gives rise to METFESLVRSEFAPKSTYLNTASTGLMPTRTVAAVRTAVEASAAGRPTDMFADVEAARASFARLTRVPDRRVAAGASVAVYTGLIAASLPEGAEVLTAEADFSSTVTPFHIRGDLKVRTVPLERIADSVRPGTALVAVSAAQSADGRIADLPAIRAAAQQHGARTYIDASQATGWLDLDADDYDYVSSVAFKWLVCPRGVAFLVVPEDLGGLAPVFAGWVAGEEPWDSCYGPVEELAHSARRFDESPALFAYAGARHSLALLEEIGVDAVRAHDLALADRFRTGLATLGHEPVPAPGSAIVSVPGLGHRRPELSSAGIEVSDRAGNLRAAFHLYNTTADVDRLLDALSS
- a CDS encoding DsbA family oxidoreductase; translated protein: MRVEIWSDIACPWCYVGKARFEKALAAFPHRDEVEVVHRSFELDPGRAKGDTQPVITMLTKKYGMSEAQAQAGEDNLGAQAAAEGLDYRTRGRDHGNTFDLHRLLHFAKEQGRQDELIQVFYRANFAEERSLFSEGDERLVELAVEAGLLAADVRKILADPEAYADDVRADEREAAELGANGVPFFVLDRKYGVSGAQPPEAFAQALTQAWGERPSLKLVGEGAEAEACGPEGCAVPQD